The sequence AGGTCTACGCCATCTCGACGACGGACGGGCACCTGCTCGCGCGCATCCCGGTCGGCGCCGGCCCGCACGGGATGTCGGTCTGGCCACAGCCCGGCCGCTACTCCCTCGGCCACACCGGCATCCTGCGCTGATCCAGGTCCGTCCAGCTGACCCGGGTTCGTCCACCCGAGCGCGGGGCCGGCCGTCGGCACTAGCCTGATGTCCGGCCCCGCGTCCGTTGTGTGCTGAGGGAGAACCTGTGTCCGTGCTCGACCGTTTCCGCCTGGACGGCAAGGTGGCCGTCGTGACCGGCGCGTCCGCCGGGCTCGGTGTCGCGTTCGCGAAGGCGCTGGCCGAGGCGGGCGCCGACGTGGCGCTGGGCGCCCGCCGCGTGGAGCGGCTCGAGGACACGAAGGCGGTCGTCGAGGCCGCCGGGCGCAAGGCGGTGGCCGTCCGGGCGGACGTCGCCGAGCCGGCCGACTGCCAGGCCCTCGTGGACGCGGCGCTCGCGGCGTTCGGCCGGGTCGACGTGCTGGTGAACAACGCCGGCGTCGGCACCGCCTACCCGGCGACCAGGGAGACCCCCGAGCAGTTCCGCCAGGTGATCGACGTCAACCTGAACGGCTGCTACTGGATGGCCCAGGCCTGCGGCCGCGTGATGAAGCCAGGCAGCAGCATCATCAACATCTCCAGCGTCCTGGGCCTGACCA is a genomic window of Pseudofrankia inefficax containing:
- a CDS encoding SDR family NAD(P)-dependent oxidoreductase translates to MSVLDRFRLDGKVAVVTGASAGLGVAFAKALAEAGADVALGARRVERLEDTKAVVEAAGRKAVAVRADVAEPADCQALVDAALAAFGRVDVLVNNAGVGTAYPATRETPEQFRQVIDVNLNGCYWMAQACGRVMKPGSSIINISSVLGLTTAGLPQAAYSASKAGLIGLTRDLAQQWGARRGIRVNALAPGFFASEMTDQYKPGYLEAQIPRVLLGRSGDPEELAAALIFLASDAGSYTTGQVLTVDGGFTAT